The region TTGCTTGAAAAGTAAACGAAGGCCATTAGAAGTTGCCATTACCGTATATATACCGTTGCTAAGTTGACcctccattttttaaaaagatgctGAATGCACTTAATACTTCTAAAAGCGGCTCAAATAAACTCATTCTTATAACGCTACTAGAACAAACCTCAAGTTTTACTAGTATGGAACTAGACATGGGGTCCTGAACATGAGGTGGTTTAAATATGCGTCCATATATGAAAGGTTTCAACATTATGTCGGAGCAACTTTCTACCTATTCAAGCTACTTGAGATTTACTCTGCCATATGTTTTAAATCAACTCGATTAATATATCTAGTCGAGTAACGCAGTCCCAACCGGGAAGTAAATCATATTCTTTCAACACAAGAACAGCGAAACAACAAATGCATTAAAGATTCCTCATGTCCAAATTAATACATGAACATACTTTATGAAGTCAGGAAAGCAAGAACCTCCCATGTAGGCAACCGTTGATGAAAAGATCTCCATATaagcattttttttttgccaaagataatGATTTCATTCATAGATGAAAATTCGACTACAAGAGTCTCAATTCTAACCGCAATAAACGGATTAGAAATTACAGAAAATTAGGGTTACTCGACAACAATTGTGTCACCCAAAATCAAACTCCACAAAAACTAGATCTAAAAATAAACCTAGCTAAAGTGggcaatttacaaatataaaattacaacaaaaataataaaaactttaaatcTATAACAAATCTAAGGAAATATCATTTAagtcataaaattaatttgtaaacTAATCTTCCAAAGGAGATGTTAGAAATTCCGAACTTCAACGAAACACCCCTTCTGGCCGATTTCTAGACGAAGGACCACCAAGTGATTTTGTAGTGCGAAAACACCGGAGTAGTAAATCTTACATAGCTCACTatgaagagaagaagaaaattcaTAAAGGGTAGAAATCAACATGGCAAAAATTATTACAATAATAGATAATAGATGGTAAAAATACCATTTATTTAGAATAGATGTAGAGAAAATAGAGGGTAGGGAGAtgattttgacaaaaaattagCCAAAGTCACCTCCCCAAGACATGAGCGGCGCTGGTTGTTGTTAGGGTTAGGAGAAATGTTAGAGAGAAGGAGCTGGGCTGTTTTTATATCCCTAGCTTCAATGCGAGGTATCCCATATAAGCATTGGAAATATGTTCATTTGACAGAAATGTTTCCAATATAGCCTTTGACCGAGATTACCCCATTTCGATTATACCGCCACAAAAGTCAGGTTGTATATGGTTGGCAACGGGGTTGATAGAATGTTAAGTACATCATAGGTATAAACAATTGTCGAAGTAGACCTTCATTCCAGTTATACGAATTGGCATTAAGTAACCCAGAGACAAACTGAGGCACTTGCTCTAGAAGATCACCAGCTTGTAACCGAGGCAAAAACAGAATGATTTATTGGATGATGATGTGATTTCTGATCAAGATCCAGTTGACGAAGGCTAAGATATTAGTGACTCTAAATTTTACCTTGAATAGGAGGACTTGATTGGAAAGCCAGAAACTTTGGGCGCATAGTAATCTTTATTGCATCAAACATGTAATAGTTATGAAACTACTGAATGTACAGTTCTTCAGTTTGAATCTCAGGCAGGGATGATTTTATTATCTTCATAGTAATACTCTCTATTATGTATCATTCACACAGTCTATTTATAAACCTTAaacgaattataaaaaatatatcaacaTAACCATCTCATTAGTTGCTAGAAAAGTAAAGTACGAAGCTGCGgggtatttttaatattaacagAACATCCAATTATATTGAAGAGTAAGAGAACCCTTATATTATACACGAAACAGAGAGTGAAATAAGACTTACTACCTCCGTCCCAGACTTTACCATTAGATCGAACCACATCTATTGATTAAGAAGACGACGACGATGAAATGTTAGACCTGTCGAACTCTCGTTTATCCTCATTAAATGCTTTACGTATAAGGTTTTGAGGTTCCACAAATCTTTGTTTCATCTGGCATTGTTCATCATCAGCATCATTTCCTACATCCACCAGCTGCGATAAGTCCTCCGCGTCCATGATCCTATTCAGTATCTTTGAGCACTGAGGGAAAAAACGCTGTACTAGTTCCACTGTTCACACGAGGATTCATCAACATAAATCCTAAATATCAAACATCTAAAGCACTAGAGCATATAATGCATACGCAAAGTGATCAGAATTTTGCATAGGAAAACCATGACAACGTTTTCACCTATGTTGCATggaaattgaaacaaaaaatgctaaaatggggaactgTGAAACAATACTATTCTTTACTGGAATAGGTTATAAATAGAAAGTTACGGAGTTTCATAAGTGTTTTTGGAAACAGACATACTGAAATGTAGGACTTGGATAAATTCCTGTGCAATATAATTTTTCACTACTTGAACAATTTTTACCTATATCTGACTAGTAATTCAAGCTTTGAAACTTATCTGAGGCAAGTTTTAAGGAAATTCTTGGTGTTCAAGAGAACGAAAAGATATAATCAAATTCCGTAGATGTTTATTTGAGTAAATGCACACCTGTTCTCGAGAGTGCTCTCATCCTACTCAGATGCTCCTCTTGAATTATAAAAGGTACCTCATTCAAGTCCAAAGTCGGCCTCTGCACATCAGCAGAGATCGTAGTCTTGAAGCTTGTTAATGGAAATTCATATGTGCCATCCAGTTGAGCAATATCCATTGCAATTTTTGCTTCCATGGGAAATAAATGTTTTGCTAGTCCAACTGATAGAAAATAGTCATATATCAGAATCATCAAGACTAAAAATAGAGAGCTGGTACATTATTGACGGAAGAACACGAGAAAGAACAATTTGTTTCTATAAACAGTTACGCCAGAAGCTCTTTCTCTTCGAAATTAAGTAGAATTACAGGGCAAATGAACTCGAGAGAGAATTCTTATAGCAGCAATGCAACAAGGCACAAAATTTGAAATAACAAACACCGATCACATGTCCGTGAGATTATTTTGAACCAGCTTAACTGAACTAAGactgagtttaaaatttataggGGACATATAAATATATCCAGTAGCCAAAAAAAGTTTTTCAAGATGCCTAATGTAACTTTTTTGTCAAAACATTATCCAGATAGTTAAGTTCTGCATAATCAACTCTAATCTATTCCATATCTTATATTAGGCGCTCGAGTACTGTTAGTCTATTAGATGTATAAGATCAAATCCAAATGCGAGAACATTTTCATACTAGTCAAATGTAAGCATATATTTACAGAGAAGCACTACTGATGGTTAATTAAATACTATAAGTTTACAGTTACTGAACTTACCAACgtttcattttcatttgttaCAGTTTGATAGCCCTACTCATTTTTGCAACAACATTAGGTTACCCGATATTTGACCAATTTTTACCTATATGGTAGAAAATGGTGTGGTTATacgatttaatatttttcacatAACTATCAATCCATGCCTAAAATGCTCTCCaattgttgtaaaaatgataGCTAAGTTACCAAAATGAAACAAGTAAAACATTGCCTAACCGTAAAAAGGCTTCAATAACAGCAAAACTATTTAGAGATATAGACTTGTAAAACATTACATATAAAATGCAAGTATGatatttgtagcgatttaattcCAATATATAAACGTCGCAGAAATCACCTCTGTTTTCAAGGTATAATAATAGAAGCATCAGTTCATCATCAGTCAGTGGAAGAGAAAGAGAAGGCTCTGCGTGCAATGGATCTGCTTGCTCCAGAATATCTATCCATAATCTTTTCTGAGGAGAAGCGTTTCCTAAGTAGTGCCGGGGATTGGGATCATAAGTGGCTGATAAAGCATCTTCAAGCTCCTCGgattctctttttcttttgcttgaggGTGGCAGATCGGATTTTTGATCGTCGCTTTGTTGTTGGGTATCGTCGGTTAAATCGAGGGATGTTTCTGAGTTTGAGGAGGTTTCTGTAGAGTAGGCAGAGGATTCATCTCGATGTGAAACTAGTTCAAATACCCACTTCATTTTGACAACTCATTAGCAATTGGAAACTTTAATTATTTGTCTCTCTTCTTCAAAAATAAACGAAAGTCATTACAACTTCGAAGTTGCCGTCACCTTGTATCAGcagcttttaattttaaatgttttgaaaagcggaccggaccggccggtcggaccgggtTAACCGGAAACCGGCCAGCAATCCGGTCcgattatatgttaaaatccAAAAAGTATAAAAACCGCTTCTAACCGGATTAAACCGGAAAAatccggtttttaaaaaaaatcagttaaacCCGGTTTTTGGAATATCTTTCAAATCAGCGTTCAAATTCACAACTTTTCCTTACACATCCTGACACCCATACCCACGTGATTACTTTTTCCTCCATTTCACTGACACATGtacatatattttatctttctttttcttctaaCACACTCAACTCTTCTTTTTTTAGTATCTTTCTTTATTTAgcataattaattactataCAATATACATACTTTTAGaaacttaaatattaattatatatggctatattttatataaaataattatttaaatataatatcatatttTCTATAGAATTTATactatctttaatttttaatttagtaaatattattataaaaatttaataatttttttcctatCCTACATAGCATTTACTCTACATAATGTTGAAAATTATTcaactataattatatttttcacaattaaatttaaataaataaattttactttaatttttaatttagcaagcatttattataaaaattgaaaattatttattttctatccTACTTGACATTTATTCtacatatttttagaaattattcacctataattttagtttacacaataaaatttaataaatatttttatttaaatatatcatcatattttttattactaAAAGTTTAAATCACATATGTCtttagtttaaataatttatatttattaaaatttaaaaatccgaTCCAACCCGGTTGAACCGATTGAACCATGAACCCCCATCGAAGCCGGTTCACTTTCCGGTccgattttaaaaacattaatgtCAACATCTTAAAGTCCATTCATTATATCTTTATGTAATATAAGGGAAAAGGTACAAATATGATCCTAATGTTTAATCAAAATTTCACTTgactcttttatattttttgtatctCAATTACGACCCTCATATTTCTTTCGTTAACAAAAACACACACGATTTAATGGGAACATCCATTTCTGTTGAGTTATCAGACATGACATTCTTTTCTCGCCACAAAACTCTAACATGGCACcgtctttttaaaaaaaaggtacaaaaattaattttaatgtttattttcaCTTAAACGCTTAATGTTTTTCAGATCTCAATTATGatcttaatgttttttttatggatGTCTCCATCAACAAAAAAACATTGGATTTTGAAATTCAAGTTTCAACTAGTTTCACTGATGTTTCCACGTTGGATTTTGAGATTCTAACAGAGTAAATTAAGTCTATTCACACACAatttcccacttcaacactccccTCACACATAATGTGTCTGGGCCGAGCAACAAAATCCCCCCTCACACTGTGTGATGGATAAAGCCCTAATATCATAATGgaatccatcttaaaaccaatatGTTTAAAATAGAGATGCCTATCTAATATATAAATACAAATACATTCACACGTAATCAACGTGGGATATCCCACTTCAACACTAACATCTCTTACGAGTCGTTATTAGCTCTTCAATTGTAATTTAACAACCTCAAACGAGAGAACAAACTATTATTCTTAGATTCTAGTTATTCACATAGATCAAATAAGATAAGCTTGATCTTTTAATGCAACTATATTATTTCCTCTTTGAAACgattaattctattttttaatcattaagcAATATAGTGTCAAGTAATTAGTAgttcattaattattaatattaaattcaacaattaaacTACATAAGCAGAGAAAGATaaataattcaattcaattataatcacccataTTACTCGCCATGcctagattaaaaaaattagttcgacctaaagaaactaaatttaattttaaaaagaaaagagaaaataaactTGAAATTGCCGAAAATAATCCAGTTGGATTAAAGTTTCGGAATCCACAGTGTGCTCAAATATAAATACTAAAGCTAACAAAgaattatatttgatatattacaCTAAACTACTAAACATAAACTAAAGCTAAACAATGagattaatttttacaatagtTTGTAGCTCTTTTGCGCTCTGAATTCTGTTGTTATAAGaaggtttaattacttaaaaaccactcaccttaaacttttttttcgtttatatcctgacctagaaaaacattcatttataccctgacgtatgtatttatatttcacctctatcccgagacactaaattaacctctttttatgtaaaaaaaaagtttaaaatagttctttatttttaacctaaactaattagagtttaattagaaataaatttttctctaaatgaaggactattttaattttttttttaaataaaaagaggttaatttagtgtctcggggtagaggtgaaacataaacacacacgtcagggtataaatgaattttttcctaggtcagggtataaacgaaaaaaaaaaattaaagtggatgatttttaagtaattaagccttataaGACTGATTTGACCATGAATGATTTGACTAGAATTTTGTGTGTTGAGAGAGTTTTCCCCCAAAAATATAGAGAATTTGGTTGAGCTTTCTTTAGATGTGTGTGATTAGATAATTTTTTCAGCTATTTTTAGAGAGATTTTTTCGTAGATCATGTTCACGAgctgatttatttttaaaaactatttgTCTTGTACTGGGCGTCAGCTCGACGAGCTAAGAACCCATAAAGGAACCACTAATTTTTAAATGTCATAAACTTAATATAGACACCTCTAAATAGCtttgatttttaattcattAGAAAGCGTAAGATGCCTAATATAATTCTTATGCATAATGAAGATTCATTCGAGATCTCTAACTCTTCTAAAATATTCACGTAATGGACAAAGGTCAATCTGCAGGTAAATAATATGATGCACATTCGTCAATTTCCGAAGCATCATAAGTTGATGTAGACACTCCAAATATGAATTGACAGATATTTTAGTTTTCGTCTAACAAACAATGACGGAGGGAGGGGTAGGCTGGGGATGGCTTTGGCCCTCCCTAACTTTCAAAAATTATCTCCTATATATAGTGCATATTGCAATTTGGCCCTCCTGATATAAATATTCTGGCTCCGTCACTGCTAACAAACACTCTCCGAATaaggatcttgtacttggcgaTGAGGATCATGAGTGGATGATAAGGATTGGTGCAGTTGGGTATCCGAATCATCAGTTAAATAAAGGGATGTGAGTGATTTTGAGGAAGGTTGTGTAGAGTATGAAGATGGATCATATCGATGTGAAACTTGTGGAAACACCCACTTCATTTTGACGACGATGCACTTATTGAATTAGCCATTGGAAAGTTATTTATTGTTCTCTTTTATTGAAAAATAGTAAAGGAAGGTCACTAGAAGTTACCATCACCTATATTTCAAGGGCTTTCTAGGACCTTTTACCTTGAAAATACCAACCTACAAAAGAATATTATCCTTTTCATTAAAAGAATATTTGATTTAATAGagaaacaaattttattttgactaTGTCACTACTTACCTGGTTCATGAATTTTCCATACACCTATTCAATAaggtgttagaaaatctaacacatttttttctctcttctcattattttcttttttttctcatttctctaacacATCATTGGATAgattcataaatttttcatggATCGGGTCTAGGTAAGAATTTCCCGTCACTATTTATTATTTCCTTGATTATATTGTCACCCTAAATTACATCCTGcgttctaaaaaaaattgaattatcgAGGAAATCGAAAAATAGGGATTCAACGAAGATAAATTATTAGATAGACTCAGTTCACTACATCATTCGTGGAATGGACTAATCACATcataacacatcattaaaatgatgacaatatTGTAATCGGTATCTCGCAATACtaagaataaatattaaaaagataaattaattaaataataaagagttttattatatatatattaaataattattataatttaaaaataatataaagaattggaattaaagATAAAAGTAAATTTTCAACTTAAATAGtcttggcaaaaaaaaaaactcaaataatcAAGCCAAAAAAAAAGTTACCTAACCTCACaccacccccccccccccccccccaaatgaactttttctattttaaataggtttaatcattcaaaaaaaatccattttttttttactttttacagctctaaatttttgaaattatcaattttaatttattttagtgtttagttttaattacagtcattttgttcaatttgaagtgaaaaaaaatcaaatataccTTAATATTATTGCTTCATGTTTAAAATTCTCAATAATTATGCCTTTCAAATAATGCTTAAACATTacccttcaattttttttcctcaTTTCATTACGCTGCTTCCAACATTACTAGTAATTGATGCATAGTGTTGCTTGCTCATTTCCCATTATTATGAAGCACTCTCTCTCTTGTAAATGCTACAAACTTTGTGTAGTCTTTATAAACAGAGAAAAAAAACGATATAGATAGCTCCTGATGGAATTTCTGATGGTGAAACCTGGCGGTGCAGCAGATTATTCTTCATCGCTTTCAACAACTCATTTCTTGCAGAAACGTTTTCAAGAATCAAGAAAACCAGTTCACGAGAAGTTCGATGATGCTAATAAATTTGTAGAATCTGTTCTTACTGTTAAAGAAGAAGAGTTGCTTCTTGATGATGACGACGATGATGATGATTCAACTTCAAGAATAGTAGCAAGCAAAGAAGAAGAACATGAAGACTGAAGAGTATATTACAGGTGATGGGGATTAAACATGTTAGAGTAATCTTTATTGCATCAAACATGTTATCGTTACGATACTGCTTAAATAGATGTTTATTAGTAATCCTGTGAATGCAAGTTATATATATctgaaattaaatgaaaattattattttttgctaATGTTTAAGTATTCGATAATTGATAGTATGCAAAGAAACTTATaaagattttaaatatttacagAACATGAAATTATTCCGTCTCTAGCTGTCTGATTAACAGCTTAGTATTATATTGCAGAGAGAAGGAATATAGGATCAAAAATGGAAGAAAAAGAGAGTAAATGAATCTCTATATAATACAGAGTAGAGTAATTTAAGACTTGCCACATCTATTACGGAGTTTACTATTAGATCGAACCGCACCTATTGAtttagaagatgaagaagatgaaatgtTAGACCTATCAAACTCTTGTTTATCCTCATTAAATGCATTACTTAGAAGATCTTGAAGTTCCATATATCTTTGTTTCTTCTTGTGTCGTTCTTCTTCTGTATCGTTTCCTACATACGCCAGCTGCGATAAGTCCTCCGCGTCCATGATCCTATTCAGTACATCTGAGCACCGAGGGAAAAACCGTTTCCCCAGTTCAACTGTTCACACAAGGAATCCGTCAACATTAACCCTGACTATCAAACGTCTAAAAGCACTGAAGACAGAAATAATTAAGcaattttcaattatttctgtttcttgcAGTATAAGTTTTCATTACTTGATCAGTTTTTACCTATATATGACTAGTAATTCAAGCTTTGAATTATATCCGAGACAAGTTTAAAGATATTTCTCAGTGTTCAAGATAAGGCAGAGAGAATCTAATACTGTAGGTTTATAAATGCGTAAATGCATACCTGTTCTCGAGAGTGCTCTCATCCTATTCAGATGCTCCTCTTGAATTATAAAAGGTGCCTCATTCAAGTCCACAGTAGTCCTCTGCGCAGGAACAGAGTTTATAGGCCTGGCGTTTGTTAATGGAAATTCATATGTGCCATCCACATGAGCAATGTCCATTGCAACTTTTGCTTCCATGGGAAATATAAGTTTCGCCAGTCCAACTGATAAGAAATATCCATAAATCAGAATCATCCAGACTTAAACATAGATAATCGAAACATTTGTTCACGAGAACGAACAATTTGTTGCTATATACAGTTACGCAAACAGCTCTCTTTGATAgatagtttaaaatttataaaggatAGACATGAGAAATGTTTACATAGACTTTGTCTACCACATCATCCTTGGATAGAGCCTATGAAATGCTAACACATCATTAAATGATGTTTATAAAGTAATGTAATAAACtgaaatattaatttgtttaataacagTTAGCAATTCATAGActcggatgacgtggtggaaaAATTTCCTGCAAGAATTTCTCGATCCAATCCTGTAGACAAGAAGAAGACAAATTTCAAAATGCCAGAAAAATTTCATATTAGCCAAAGGgaagtaaatattttaagcGACGACAAGAAGATTCTAAATAATTCCTCCAGAAAGAAAGTTCTAGCCGCGAAGCAGGAGATACAGTTTTcattttaaccatataaaactACAGATTCCAACTATATTGCAATATCAGTTCAGAATCAAAATCAAAGGCCAAATAAGAGAAACAAAGGTGAATGGAGCTTATCCTTTTTTCTACgacaattataaaataactaaatgaaATAAACTAGTTTTTGATCTAGCCGCAGTGTTGTTGAGGTTAATATGCTGCTATTAGCCAAATTCATACAGCCAGCTATATGATTAAATGGTTAATAACAGCATAATGCTTCACTTGCTGCGAAAGAAACCAGATAAACAATTATTAATTGCTTCATTATTTCGGATCAACCTTACCAATAGTGCCTTGTAGGAATCCCCTTCTATAATTCGATCTTGTGATCGATCACATAGTTTCATCAATTCAAGGGAAGTAAATATCCGTCTGAGTTTAAACGAGGAATAAATACgcaaaaataaagaataaaatatcACCTCTATTTTCAAGGTATAATAATTTCATCCTCAGGTCGTCACCGGCCATTGCAAGAGAAAGAGAAGCCTCTCCGTGCAACGGATCTCTTCTTTCTGCTTGCTCCAGTATCTCTATGCATAATCTTTCCTTAGGAGAAGCTTTTCCTTCCTCAATAGACCTATAGTAATCTGCGGCTCTAGTAAGCCGTTTTGAGATTTGAATTGCTTTTCTACCATCTGAAGTGAGATCTGACGGCCGAGCTCCCTTCGTTAAGAGAGATACTATAATCTTAGGCTCTTTCCTCATTGCAGCAATATGAAGCACAGAGTAGCCCCTTAAGTTTCTACTGTTAACATCAGCAATTCCGAGATCAAGAAGCTCTGTTGTAGTTTTTGCGTCACAGTACGCAACAGCATAATGGAGTGCGTGTGCATCATCCAAATTAGTATGCCCCTCTTTCAGCAGCATTCTAACTAACTCGACATCATCCGAGTCCAAGGCTCGATGAATTCTCTTTACGTGTTTATCAGGATAAATAGTACTTTCAGGTGTATTTAACCCGAGTTCTTGGCGAGAATCAGTTATTTGCTTTACAATGTGTTGGGATAAGGCCTTCTCAAGAGTTACAACATCAGCATTGGACTTCACAATTATCTCGATACATCTTGTCAACAATCTCTCACAAGCTTTACCACAGATATCTGCAATCGATAGAACTGCCAAAATATCATCAACTGCAACCTTGTCAAGAATGTCTAGAAGGTGCCTCTGCAATTACGCAAGGAATAAAAAACAAAGAACACTTCAGACAGTAAACTAACAAAATTAAGGAAAGTGCTGTCACAGCTCATGATAAGCTATGTTGCACAGAAACTTTTGGAGTTCTATGTTTCGgaattttgtttatttctgtCTCCAAAAATGCTTCTGAAACTCTATACTATTTATAagatattcttataaaaaaacattGTTTTACCCGTTTCAGCATTTTCATTTCTCGTACTACATGTATGAGTATATGGTTAGGTATTGTTTCATCATTATGAACCCAAACAAAATCCAGGATCTTTGATTCATTCCCAGGTAAATCAATTAGCAAAAACCGTTAAGTTGGATAAGGGAAAGAAAAATGGCAACTCTAGGATACTAAAGGCAGATAAAAGGTTATACCTAGCTATAGGTTCTATATCACAGTGGAGGTTAACCATACTCGTGATAATGTTATTGAAAAAGATCGaactaaattatcaaaaaaaaaga is a window of Mercurialis annua linkage group LG2, ddMerAnnu1.2, whole genome shotgun sequence DNA encoding:
- the LOC126667637 gene encoding BTB/POZ domain and ankyrin repeat-containing protein NPR1-like, with amino-acid sequence MDNRIGFSDSNEISNGSSSCCIETHSVPNPSNPELSALHQLSKSLESVFDSSDFDFFADAKIIISASNREVPVHRCILSSRSPFFKAIFCSNKEKGVVKFELKELAKDYDVGFDSVVAVLGYLYSGKVRPLPKGVCVCVDEVCSHVACRPAVDFMVEVLYASFIFQVPELVALYQRHLLDILDKVAVDDILAVLSIADICGKACERLLTRCIEIIVKSNADVVTLEKALSQHIVKQITDSRQELGLNTPESTIYPDKHVKRIHRALDSDDVELVRMLLKEGHTNLDDAHALHYAVAYCDAKTTTELLDLGIADVNSRNLRGYSVLHIAAMRKEPKIIVSLLTKGARPSDLTSDGRKAIQISKRLTRAADYYRSIEEGKASPKERLCIEILEQAERRDPLHGEASLSLAMAGDDLRMKLLYLENRVGLAKLIFPMEAKVAMDIAHVDGTYEFPLTNARPINSVPAQRTTVDLNEAPFIIQEEHLNRMRALSRTVELGKRFFPRCSDVLNRIMDAEDLSQLAYVGNDTEEERHKKKQRYMELQDLLSNAFNEDKQEFDRSNISSSSSSKSIGAVRSNSKLRNRCGKS